In Thermocladium sp. ECH_B, the sequence GTGAGGGGATTGGTATGAGCGATGACTTGCTTAGATTATTAAGCGATGATAACGTTAGGGAAATCGCTAAAATAGTGGATAATATAGGTAAATATGAGTTATCGAGCGACGTCGTGGAGCTGTTGATGGCTGTGAAAATGATATCTAGGCTACTGAATGATAATATGATCCATGATGTGGCCCACGCGGTGGCCGCCGTGTTTAAGATCATTGATGCACTTGAGGGGAGCCAAGCAATTGATATCCTGCTTAGGGCACTGCAGGACCCAGAGCTAGATAGGAACATGGGATCCAAGGAGGCTGGCATTTATCAATTGCTGAAAAGCTTTAATGATCCAAGCTTCAGGACTGGGTTAGCCGTGATCGTGGAGTTAATTAAGGCAATCGGGAGATCCGCCTCAGCTTATAAATTAGCCGAACGTGAGTCCACACGATGATGCTGACGTGGGTAAGGCTTAACGTAAGCCAGCGCTGCACATCCTCGGTGGTACTGGATGTCCAAGGTAATAGAGGTCAACGGCAAGAAAATCGAGCTGGATTCCGATGGCTATCTAAAGGATCCCTGGAGCTGGAGCGAGGAGGTTGCCAAGATACTGGGGGAGGAGGAGTGCAGGGATCCGGAGACTGGGAAACCCATTATGACGGAGGAGCATTGGAAGGTGGTTAAGTATCTCCGCGAGTATTGGGAAAAGTATGGAACCTGTCCCCCAATACGGATGCTGGTGAAGGGAACTGGGATAAGTCTTCAAAGGATTTACCAATTATTTCCCAATGGGCCGGCCAAGGGCGCATGCAGGGTGGCGGGGGCACCTAAGCCAACAGGATGCGTATGAGGAATGCGCCCCGAGTAATTATTTCGGGCGTGCATGGGAAAAGCGGTAAGACAATTTTCACGACGTTGTTGATACATGACTTGGTTAGCCGCGGCATAAGGGTTAGGCCATTCAAGGTAGGGCCCGACTTCATTGATCCAATGCATCACGCTGCCGCATGCGGTTGCCCGAGCAGGAACCTGGATGAGTACTTGATGGGCATGGATGGAGTCAAGTGCAGATTAATGCGTTACTCCGACGGCGATGTATCAATAATTGAGGGAGTGCTGGGGCTCTATGATAGCGTGGATGGAGTGACTGAGACTGGGAGCACCGCTAAAATAGCGAGGGAAACCGGGACGCCGGTTATTCTTGTCATGGATGGCAACAGAACAAACAGGAGCCTAGCGGCAGTGTTACGTGGCTTTAGGGGGTTTGATGATGGGGTTAATATAGCGGGCGTGGCGGTGACCAATGTGACTAAGAGGCAGATAGATAAGTTAACTAGGCTTTTTGAGGGGGAGGGGGTTCCCATTGTTGGGGTAATACCTAGAAGCGAGGAAATAGAGCGGGACTTCAGGTATAGGCACTTGGGTCTCGTGCCTGTGGTGGAGGGGGGCGGCGGTGGGGGTTATGATCATTGGATAGATGTTGATGCGGTGCTTAGGATCGCGGGGGAAGCGTCGCCGCTGGAGCATAACTGTGGGGGTAATGAGGGGCCGCCTAAAACGGGGCTGAGGGTTGGCATAATAATGGATAAGGCATTTAGCTTCTATTACCCGGAGACCTTGGAGACCATTAACTCAGCGGCGGGGGAAGTAATCATAATAGACTCCATGAGGGATGGAGCGCTCCCCAATATAGATGCATTAATAATTGGTGGGGGTTTTCCGGAGGAGCACGCCGACTTAATAGAGAGGAATCGATCGCTCCTAGCCGATATCAGGCGATTCTCTGAGCGGGGCGGCTTCATTTATGCGGAGTGCGGTGGCTTAATGCTGCTTTCAAGTACTCTGGAGACCATTAATAACGAGGAGTACGGCATGAGCGGTGTAATAGATGCGTATGTCACTATGCTTAGGAGACCCGTGGGGCACGGCTATGTCGAGTCGGTGGCGATAATGGATACGCCCATGTTTCGGATGGGGGAGAACGTGAAGGGCCATGAATTTCACCACTCCAGGCTAATATTGAGGGAGAAGGCTGATTTCTATCTAAGAATTATTAGGGGGAGCGGGATTAATGGCTATGATGGTATAAGGAAAAGAAATACATTTGCTCAATACACCCATATGCATCCAGAGGGGCTAAATGCCGTGGGAAACGCATTGAGCAATATATGGCGAGAGAGAAACAAGTTCCCCTCGGGCCCCTCAACAGCTTAATCCCGCATGCAGTTACCGCCTCCTTACCATGAAGGGACTTATCGAATCGAGCATTAACACTATTTTTATTAATATCTAGGCCTATTTATAGTCATGAAGTGGTGGGAGTTATCACTTGATGAATTTAAGAATGTCGATAAATCAGTGGCCGTGCTGCCCGTGGGGATAATTGAGGCGCACGGCCCACACCTCCCCCTTGGCACGGATGCATTAATGGCCATTTATGTTGCGGAGAAGGCTACTGAATACNCCAATGTACTGATGCTTCCCCCAGTATGGTACGGCAACACGTATGTGCTGGATAAATTCGTTGGAACCATATCAATCGATCCCCGGGTACTGTATGAGCTATATAAGTCGATATTCATGGAGGCAGCGCGGAATGAGGTTGAGTACCTTGTGGTGGTTAATGGGCATGGAGGCAACATTGATGCATTAAGCATGGCAGCCAAGGAAGCGACGCGCAGCGTTGATTTAACAATTGTACTGGTTAATTGGTGGATTGATTTAGCGAAGGAAGCCAGGAAAGCAGTGCTGGAGACGCCGGAGGGGCACGCTGCCGAGGATGAGACTAGTGAAGTGATGGCNGCGTACCCATCGCTGGTGAAGCGAGTGCCCATTGATGGTAAGTCAGATGAGTGGGTTGAGTCCCGCTTCAGGATTTATGGTAAGCGAGTGTATGATGCTGAGTACCACTTCGCGGTGCAGGGGTACCCATCCAAGGCAAGCCAGGAAAAGGGGAGGAAAATAATGGATGCAGCAATAACTGAACTAGTTGCCCTATTAAATGATTTAAAGGTTGGGAGACTACCAATTAAGCGAGTCACGTGAGTATCTAAAATAAGTGATGTAACCACGCAGGGCATTGATGGGTGATGAGTGACCTAAATGCTGATTCCCTATAATTATTCATATTCACGCCACGAGTAGCCGCAGCGGGTGCATCTATAGAACCTGGTTGGAGGCTCATCCGCGGCCCTGGNTTGTTGTACCCAGTAATATGCCTCATCATTACCGCACTTGGGGCAGTAGGCCTTTATCTTCGGCAAGGATGATTCCTGGGCCTCTATCACTATTGGATCATCATTGGCCTTCTTCTCAATGATCATCCTATCGACGTGCCTGGTGGATGGGTCTATATCCTCCACATAGCCGCACTTGGGGCACCTATAAACAGTCTTGCCGTTCATTTTGACCGGCATCATCACGGACCTACACTTTGGGCAAAACTTTAACGGCATGGCTCCCAGCTCGTTTAGTAATATTTATAAACCTTACTAAGTACATGGATTCCGTATATGGTTAATGTCAAGGATGTTCCGCCCGACGCATTGATAAGGCGATTAGCCGCGTACCTCAAGGAGAACGTGCAACAAATGAAGCCTGCCCCCTGGTCGCTCTACGCTAAGAGCGGGGCTAGGAAGGATACTCCGCCTCAAAACATGGATTGGTGGTACATAAGGGCAGCATCGCTGCTCCGCAAGATATACCTAAATGATCCAGTCGGCGTTGGGAGCCTTCGAATGGCGTATAGCTACAGGGNACCCGTGGGCAAGAAGGCGCGAGCCCCAAGAACCAGGAAAAGCGCTGGGGCACCGATAAGGAATATACTGCATCAATTAGAGCAGGCGGGGCTTGTGACTAAGGTGCCGGGCAAAGGGAGAACCCTGACCCCGCAGGGGCGGGGCCTCCTTGATAGGATGGCCACTCAATTAGCTAAGGAACTAGTTAAGACGAGGCCTGAACTGGGGAAGTACATAACGCCTAATCAAACACAGCAATGACCTCCTCCCCCACCATTCGGCGAGGCTCATTACTTCTTTTATCGCGATGCCTTCTCGGCGTATAATCCATCCTCGGTCTCCTTAACTATGCGGAGACCAGCCATCCGCATCCTATTAATTATGCCGCGCCTAATGTCTCGTCCCCTATATTTCTCGCCGGGATGCGGTAAGTAGTGATACATCACTCCATTACGTTTCAATACTCTAGAGTACTCTCCATATATATTGGCGGAGAATAATTCCCCTGTGTCCCTCTTGAGAGTTGGTGGATCATGAATCACCACATCAAATGCGGAGTCCCTGAAGCGTTTAAGGGCGATCAACATGTCGGATAGGAGCAGATCGACCCGTGGATCCATGAAGGAGCGGCTATACTTATTATACCTAGATAATAATACAACGTTGGGGTCTGCCTCCACTGTGATCACGCGGCGAGCCCCGTGCGATAATAGGGCTAGAGTCACGTAGCCTAACCCACTGCAGCACTCGAGCACTGTTTTCCCCATTACCTTAATTGGCTTAATCTTGCCTTCAGCGTACAGGAGGGGATTCATTTTCAACGTGTGCATTATTATACCATCTATCACTAGAACCGGGGCCCAGTCCGGCTTTACTTGGCATAACTTATAAGAGCGGGAGCCGCCTAGGGCAAGCTTCATTCCATTAACATAAATCGGCTTACACTCAGCGTCGCTGCTCCAATCAATAAATGCGTCTCCCTGGATGGGGGCCCAATCCAATGAGAGCATTGATGGGTTAACATGATTCGAATAAAAATCTCTCGGGCATAGATTCATTGGGGCCTCGCTCCGGAATTGCTCATCTCAATAATTGATTTAAGCCTGAACCCTTGACTAGAATTGATGCAGTTCAGCAAGGAGGTGCGGGATCCTGTTCATGGCTGGATTCACTTAACTAAGGAGGNGGCTAACTTAATCGATGATAGCATGTACATACAGAGACTGAGGTACGTCGCTCAACTAGGGCTTGTCTACTTGACTTACCCCACGGCGAAATACACCAGATTCGATCATAGCCTAGGCGTGATGCATTTGGCTCATAGGATGGCGGAGGAGGCCGTGAGGAAAATGAGCGCCACGGAGCTTCGGAGAGCGAAGGAGGGCATGGGGATTCCAGNTGATGGGGTGGATCAAGTGCTTCAACACGTTAGACTAGCTGCTCTGCATCATGATGTGGGGCACCTTCCCCTGTCCCACACGCTTGAGGGGATACTGAGCAGCGACTCTGGTAAGGCGTGTGGGGCCGGGATTGACGGGGATTATTTGGATTGGCGAAGGAGCATGAAGTGACGGGTTACCTAATAACCATGAGGAACGATTTCCAGAAACTAATCGAGAATAACGTGGGAGGCATAAACATGGATACAATGAGGCGACTCGCATTCCCGAAACTAGNCGCGGGAGCCCCGCTTCACTCCATAATATCGAGTAGCCTCGATGCGGATAGAATGGATTACATACTTAGGGATATATACTTCACTGGGGCCGGCACCGCCACTAATGCCATTGACGTGGAGCGCCTCGTTCAATACGTGTACCTAGACGGCGATGAATTATTATTCGACGAGAAGGCAAAGCCGTTCCTGGAGGGATTCGCCATAGCCAGGTACAATTCGTATAAGTGGGTGTATTTCCATCATAAACCCCTCTTCTTCACTAAAATCGCTAGGGACCTATTGATGAAGATCGTGGGCAGCCACCCATATCCCTGCCTCCTCCTAAAATTCATTAATGGGNAGCTGGGGAATAACGTGGAGCTGCTTAAGATCACCGATGACTACTTCATTTCACTACTGCCGGAATTAGCGTCCGGCAATAATCCTATTCCAGAAGCCGTGATGCTGGCCACCAGGAAGAGCCCCTATAGAGCGCTATGGAAGAGGGATAATGATTATGTGGAGACAATGGGTAAACTATCTATTTGGTTGAATCAAGCACTGGATAAGCTTAGGGACAAGGCTGGAAATAGGCTTGAGGGGATCATTGAGCATG encodes:
- a CDS encoding sulfur relay protein TusE — protein: MSKVIEVNGKKIELDSDGYLKDPWSWSEEVAKILGEEECRDPETGKPIMTEEHWKVVKYLREYWEKYGTCPPIRMLVKGTGISLQRIYQLFPNGPAKGACRVAGAPKPTGCV
- a CDS encoding creatininase, whose product is MKWWELSLDEFKNVDKSVAVLPVGIIEAHGPHLPLGTDALMAIYVAEKATEYXNVLMLPPVWYGNTYVLDKFVGTISIDPRVLYELYKSIFMEAARNEVEYLVVVNGHGGNIDALSMAAKEATRSVDLTIVLVNWWIDLAKEARKAVLETPEGHAAEDETSEVMAAYPSLVKRVPIDGKSDEWVESRFRIYGKRVYDAEYHFAVQGYPSKASQEKGRKIMDAAITELVALLNDLKVGRLPIKRVT
- a CDS encoding DNA-directed RNA polymerase subunit M → MPLKFCPKCRSVMMPVKMNGKTVYRCPKCGYVEDIDPSTRHVDRMIIEKKANDDPIVIEAQESSLPKIKAYCPKCGNDEAYYWVQQXRAADEPPTRFYRCTRCGYSWREYE
- a CDS encoding 30S ribosomal protein S19, producing MVNVKDVPPDALIRRLAAYLKENVQQMKPAPWSLYAKSGARKDTPPQNMDWWYIRAASLLRKIYLNDPVGVGSLRMAYSYRXPVGKKARAPRTRKSAGAPIRNILHQLEQAGLVTKVPGKGRTLTPQGRGLLDRMATQLAKELVKTRPELGKYITPNQTQQ